One window from the genome of Bdellovibrio sp. NC01 encodes:
- a CDS encoding ATP-binding protein, whose amino-acid sequence MKTLRRKPKRSLRTILIVWFVLFSVVPLAFVTIYSMVKYEKAIDHELSQRLSGNAREIGIILNDYKSSLQQKRDRYVRDPSLTYHLTMGDGTTLRSISSTWLKADNISSLTFFDREGRMLTSVFKDDKDNVRSFLPVQDAVFLSAKYISDLKDEKEISLAEFTESQKLNLILISKVTGPGGRTVGYIEQIVDLNKEFLSKLKSRLKLELILFKDNGQVVVASHPDFYLYKKDFFKGYFRPGAEPFFDLNVRGNPYGFLIYPLDWGITKFYVALGASKSEAIAVLKNVNYAFITVVGAVVVLLIMTILVTSSWVLKPLYDLVDALQSFESQEQAVTIPVKNDTEIGLLTESFNEMSKKIWTARSDLRKKITELESANKELKDTQTKLVHSAKMVSLGQLVAGVAHELNNPIGFIYSNMTHLKEYSEKLIAIAEVAEKNPEKLHEIKEEYEFDYIVKDLPKLVTSCQDGARRTRDIVLGLRNFSRLEEAKLQEIDVHQSLDTTLNLLQGEIKNRIELHRQYEPTPLVHCYASQINQVFMNILSNAVQAIEGNGHVWISTMALKDYKGSKDKTGWVQVSIQDSGKGMSQETLDKIFDPFFTTKGVGQGTGLGLSISYGIVQNHGGEIQVRSQVGVGTEFIVIIPVYPPVQDKATQLMS is encoded by the coding sequence GTGAAAACTCTAAGGCGTAAACCTAAAAGATCATTACGCACGATCCTTATCGTATGGTTCGTGCTCTTTTCGGTTGTGCCGTTGGCTTTCGTCACTATCTATTCGATGGTGAAGTACGAAAAAGCCATCGACCATGAGCTTTCGCAACGTCTTAGCGGTAACGCCCGCGAAATCGGAATTATTCTTAACGACTACAAATCTTCGCTTCAACAAAAGCGCGATCGCTATGTGCGCGATCCAAGTCTGACTTATCACTTAACGATGGGTGACGGGACGACATTAAGAAGTATTTCTTCGACATGGTTAAAGGCTGACAATATTTCAAGTCTGACGTTCTTTGATCGTGAAGGTCGAATGCTGACGTCTGTATTTAAAGATGACAAAGACAATGTTCGCAGTTTCTTGCCAGTACAAGATGCTGTGTTCCTGTCAGCGAAATATATTTCCGACTTAAAAGATGAAAAAGAAATCAGTCTTGCCGAATTCACTGAAAGCCAGAAGCTTAACTTGATTCTGATTTCTAAAGTGACGGGACCCGGTGGCAGAACTGTTGGTTACATCGAGCAGATCGTTGATCTTAATAAAGAGTTTCTTTCTAAGCTTAAAAGTCGTTTGAAGTTGGAACTGATTCTTTTCAAAGACAACGGCCAAGTGGTTGTCGCCAGTCACCCAGATTTCTATTTGTATAAAAAAGATTTTTTCAAAGGCTATTTCCGCCCGGGTGCTGAGCCATTTTTTGACTTAAACGTGCGCGGTAATCCTTACGGCTTCCTGATTTATCCATTGGATTGGGGTATCACAAAATTTTACGTAGCACTGGGCGCTTCAAAAAGTGAAGCGATCGCAGTTCTTAAAAACGTAAACTATGCATTTATCACTGTCGTGGGCGCAGTCGTTGTTCTGTTGATCATGACAATTCTTGTGACATCAAGCTGGGTATTGAAGCCATTGTATGACTTGGTCGACGCTCTTCAATCGTTTGAATCACAAGAACAAGCCGTTACGATTCCAGTAAAAAATGACACTGAAATTGGTCTTCTAACGGAATCGTTTAATGAAATGAGTAAAAAGATTTGGACAGCAAGATCGGATCTGCGCAAAAAGATCACGGAACTTGAATCTGCCAATAAGGAACTCAAAGACACGCAAACGAAACTTGTTCACTCTGCTAAAATGGTCAGTCTTGGTCAGTTGGTTGCTGGTGTTGCGCATGAATTGAATAATCCAATTGGTTTCATTTATAGCAATATGACTCATCTTAAAGAGTATTCGGAAAAACTGATCGCGATTGCTGAAGTGGCTGAAAAAAATCCAGAGAAATTGCACGAGATCAAAGAAGAATACGAATTCGATTACATCGTTAAAGATTTGCCAAAACTTGTGACATCTTGCCAAGATGGTGCGCGTAGAACTCGCGATATTGTTTTGGGCTTGCGTAACTTCTCGCGCTTGGAAGAAGCAAAGCTGCAAGAGATCGATGTTCATCAAAGCTTGGATACCACATTGAATCTTCTGCAAGGAGAGATCAAAAATCGTATCGAGTTGCACAGACAGTATGAGCCGACTCCGTTGGTGCACTGTTATGCTTCGCAGATCAATCAGGTGTTCATGAATATCTTATCGAATGCGGTGCAAGCGATCGAAGGTAACGGACACGTATGGATTTCAACGATGGCGTTGAAGGATTATAAAGGTTCGAAAGATAAAACGGGTTGGGTGCAAGTCTCAATTCAAGACAGTGGTAAGGGCATGAGCCAAGAAACTTTGGATAAAATCTTCGATCCATTCTTCACGACTAAAGGCGTGGGGCAGGGCACAGGTCTAGGTCTTTCTATCTCTTATGGTATTGTTCAGAACCACGGTGGTGAAATTCAAGTGCGTTCACAAGTGGGCGTAGGCACTGAGTTTATTGTAATTATCCCGGTTTATCCTCCGGTCCAGGACAAGGCTACCCAACTAATGTCCTAA
- a CDS encoding molecular chaperone, whose translation MYSFVKNTSISFAVLLLPLFSYAFKISPMVIYFSPAGNKATQVLTLENPGNEKTPVQIEMFTRAIDAKGEEVREKTTDFNVYPEQVVLLPNEKRNVRVTFAGTVKDDTEKSYRLIASQIPVEFKESNAGTKKPGVNLNFLLQYVASVYVTPDKAVAKVKVKDAKVLPGKKLEITFANEGTAHKVLHPKLIKIKSGTTTVLEIKEPKELDGTNLLAKTEKKVVLPVSKDLPKNVKVEMELAEIAD comes from the coding sequence ATGTATTCATTCGTGAAAAACACCTCAATTTCATTCGCAGTTCTTCTTCTTCCGCTGTTTTCATATGCGTTCAAAATTTCTCCGATGGTGATTTACTTTTCACCTGCTGGAAATAAAGCAACGCAGGTATTAACTCTGGAAAATCCGGGCAACGAAAAAACTCCTGTGCAAATCGAAATGTTCACGCGTGCGATTGATGCTAAAGGTGAGGAAGTTCGCGAAAAAACGACGGACTTCAACGTTTATCCTGAACAAGTCGTGTTGTTGCCGAATGAAAAAAGAAATGTGCGTGTGACTTTCGCCGGCACAGTGAAAGACGATACCGAGAAATCATATCGTTTGATCGCTTCGCAAATTCCTGTCGAATTCAAAGAAAGTAACGCTGGTACAAAAAAGCCTGGTGTGAATTTGAATTTCCTTTTGCAGTATGTGGCTTCTGTTTATGTCACTCCGGATAAAGCTGTCGCTAAAGTAAAAGTGAAAGACGCCAAGGTGCTTCCTGGAAAAAAGTTAGAAATTACTTTTGCTAACGAAGGCACGGCTCATAAAGTTCTACATCCAAAACTTATTAAAATTAAATCGGGTACGACGACAGTTCTTGAAATCAAAGAACCTAAAGAGTTAGACGGAACAAATCTTCTGGCGAAAACTGAAAAGAAAGTTGTTTTGCCAGTGTCTAAAGATCTGCCGAAGAATGTGAAAGTCGAAATGGAACTAGCGGAGATCGCTGATTGA
- a CDS encoding RadC family protein, producing the protein MTNEVNSSAQAFALLQPHFNSFSEEVWVIALNSHLQVIGLEMIFRGTVDQCLIHPRDIFRYLISRNASSFILAHNHPSSEILPSDQDLILTRKIYSAGVLLQIPMQDHVIFSNEKYFSMADHGHFKTWKKKLRANSYY; encoded by the coding sequence ATGACTAACGAAGTTAATTCCAGCGCACAGGCCTTCGCTCTTCTTCAACCACACTTCAATTCATTTTCTGAAGAGGTGTGGGTCATTGCCCTGAATTCGCACTTACAAGTCATTGGTCTTGAGATGATATTTAGAGGCACGGTCGATCAGTGTTTGATTCATCCGCGCGACATCTTTCGCTATCTGATTTCACGTAACGCGAGCTCATTCATTTTAGCGCACAATCACCCCAGCTCGGAAATTCTACCTTCCGATCAAGATCTTATCCTGACTCGCAAAATTTATAGTGCCGGCGTATTGTTGCAGATCCCAATGCAAGATCACGTGATCTTTTCGAATGAAAAATATTTTAGCATGGCCGATCATGGCCACTTCAAAACCTGGAAAAAGAAATTGCGGGCGAATAGTTATTATTGA
- the lpoB gene encoding penicillin-binding protein activator LpoB, which translates to MNTKWMLTALVASMMALSACGPQAFVKGQYDDVDRENNLNDQWSETDMQKAVHDLVGSALNSASISQAKKMPVVMVTNLQNKTSEHIDTQSIMDMVRVELMKSGRVGFIDKEAREDISNEYDYQNSGKVSQETKKGPGGQIGADYIINGRLDSIVQEVGKDKSVYYKLTMNMTNLKTSMIVWSDQKQIRKTYKKKTIGL; encoded by the coding sequence ATGAATACAAAGTGGATGCTAACTGCACTTGTTGCTTCAATGATGGCGCTTTCAGCGTGCGGACCGCAAGCTTTCGTTAAAGGACAATACGACGACGTAGATCGCGAAAATAACTTGAACGATCAGTGGTCAGAAACTGACATGCAAAAAGCTGTACACGATCTAGTAGGCAGTGCTTTGAATTCAGCTTCAATTTCTCAAGCTAAAAAAATGCCAGTTGTGATGGTGACGAACCTTCAAAATAAAACAAGCGAACACATCGACACTCAAAGCATCATGGACATGGTTCGTGTTGAGTTGATGAAGTCAGGTCGCGTAGGTTTCATCGACAAAGAAGCTCGTGAAGATATCTCTAACGAATACGACTACCAAAACTCTGGTAAAGTTTCGCAAGAAACTAAAAAAGGCCCAGGTGGCCAAATTGGTGCTGACTACATCATCAACGGTCGTTTGGATTCAATCGTTCAAGAAGTTGGTAAAGACAAATCTGTGTACTACAAACTGACTATGAACATGACGAACCTTAAAACGAGCATGATCGTTTGGTCTGATCAAAAACAAATCCGCAAAACATACAAAAAGAAAACTATCGGTCTGTAG
- a CDS encoding fimbrial protein, with product MKSIKIAAALFSTLAVGTSAFAAYGPTGTLTISGVVAVVNELEVTATANATALNITGGETDKLVATVSEHSNNLNGYKIKMKSANGGQLVNTANSSVKTAYKLGYNGATKVTLSTGDTDMKTVNALTGLTTVSSNVNVDVTALATAAAGTYSDTITVSIVAN from the coding sequence ATGAAATCTATCAAAATCGCAGCAGCACTTTTCTCGACTTTGGCCGTTGGCACTTCTGCATTCGCAGCTTATGGTCCAACCGGCACTCTTACTATTTCAGGCGTTGTTGCAGTAGTAAATGAGCTAGAAGTCACAGCGACAGCCAATGCGACGGCATTGAACATCACTGGTGGTGAAACTGATAAATTGGTTGCAACAGTCAGCGAGCATTCAAACAATTTGAACGGTTATAAAATCAAAATGAAGTCTGCAAACGGCGGACAATTGGTAAACACAGCAAACTCAAGCGTAAAAACTGCTTACAAACTTGGTTACAATGGCGCTACGAAAGTGACTCTTTCAACTGGCGACACAGACATGAAAACTGTGAATGCATTGACTGGTTTAACAACAGTTTCTTCAAACGTGAATGTTGATGTAACTGCACTAGCAACAGCAGCAGCTGGTACATACTCTGACACAATCACAGTATCTATCGTTGCTAACTAA
- a CDS encoding fimbria/pilus outer membrane usher protein: MRNFLLTIFAVLFCVNSFAAGTRPPLAKPFVVVPIVLDGATSEEAWVFPRDTARAFSIEAAPLIQVLQLQMKEEILNNLKTHITPEGVLSLKDLQASGVGVEFDEAALELRLKLPLKYRRSNEVELYTNSDGTQKYIRPTQQSGYLNLRFNQSYQYGDDVENKMLPLTGHVDFVENIHGLVFESMADYLEHEEHPWKRGDTRFRYDDEEKMIRYTAGDLTLMSRGFQLVPAMAGLSVVREFGIQPYRTLRPLSNTEIVIKRPSQVEVYVNGFMYSQMRLAPGIFNIREFPLALGQNNVKVKVRDDLGQEEVFDFSVLFENTILTKGEQEFSYSGGAPWTESGGDRAYEAHNVLTNMFHRVGVTDELTVGVNFQNYQSQALTGVEASGITSYGYLSADVGYSSHSSDVRGYAEKYRYRTLDRMGGKDMPATLTLEAENHDPDFAPVSANIFVPTNYLRRYDAQLNFRPWAYWTLGVGGGYLEQVNQPDQRMYRANIVIPFAVNCRLELSYNKVVDANNEDRGYVSFFWNELQGHYSASSFYDSGNKSTNVTFNKNNLYKYDDFRASVSVQNAKDSTQESLSAEYYTQPASYRLDHYSTQTGGLSSNITSVGINTGFAWVGTHGAFTQPISDSFVLVAANNFPDGQEMMINPNGEKGEAQLGPRSSAVLKDETAYYKYLVNMDSTSLPPGYLLEKEYYAVQPTYRSGILIPLNFKHKVMVKGRLINEKGEALQYAAGDVVDSQGRLVDNSFFTNKEGGFLIEGLEPGEYKIATDRPELSSVIIQVPAGKESLINLGTIKVKKGGE; the protein is encoded by the coding sequence TTGAGGAATTTCTTACTTACTATCTTCGCAGTACTTTTCTGTGTAAATAGCTTTGCGGCGGGAACTCGTCCACCGCTGGCCAAACCTTTTGTGGTTGTTCCGATCGTTCTTGACGGTGCGACATCAGAGGAAGCTTGGGTTTTCCCTCGCGATACGGCTCGTGCCTTTTCTATTGAAGCGGCCCCGCTGATTCAAGTTCTGCAACTGCAAATGAAAGAAGAGATACTGAATAATCTTAAAACGCACATTACGCCTGAAGGTGTTTTGTCGTTAAAAGATTTGCAAGCGTCGGGTGTCGGTGTTGAGTTTGATGAAGCTGCCCTGGAACTTCGTTTGAAGTTGCCTTTGAAATATCGTCGCAGTAACGAAGTCGAACTTTATACTAACAGCGATGGCACGCAGAAATATATTCGTCCTACCCAACAAAGCGGTTACTTGAATTTGCGTTTCAACCAGTCATATCAATACGGTGACGACGTTGAAAACAAAATGTTGCCGCTAACTGGTCACGTCGATTTCGTCGAAAATATTCACGGCCTGGTGTTTGAATCAATGGCCGATTATCTAGAACATGAAGAGCATCCGTGGAAACGCGGGGATACGCGTTTCCGTTATGACGATGAAGAAAAGATGATTCGTTATACAGCGGGTGATCTGACTTTGATGTCACGGGGATTTCAACTTGTGCCTGCAATGGCCGGGCTGTCAGTTGTTCGTGAATTCGGTATTCAACCGTATCGTACTCTTCGCCCATTAAGTAACACGGAAATCGTGATCAAGCGTCCTTCGCAAGTTGAAGTGTATGTGAATGGTTTCATGTACAGTCAAATGCGTTTGGCACCGGGTATTTTCAATATTCGTGAATTTCCGTTGGCATTGGGTCAGAATAACGTGAAGGTCAAGGTTCGCGACGATCTGGGACAAGAAGAGGTTTTCGACTTTTCGGTTCTATTCGAAAATACAATTCTGACAAAAGGGGAGCAGGAGTTTTCATACAGCGGTGGCGCCCCGTGGACTGAGTCAGGCGGCGATCGCGCCTATGAGGCACACAACGTTCTGACGAATATGTTTCATCGTGTCGGTGTGACTGACGAGCTGACTGTCGGCGTGAATTTTCAAAACTATCAATCGCAGGCATTAACTGGCGTCGAAGCTTCCGGCATTACAAGTTATGGATACCTTTCCGCAGATGTGGGTTACTCTTCACACTCGAGTGATGTTCGTGGTTATGCAGAAAAGTATCGTTATCGTACCTTGGATCGTATGGGTGGTAAGGACATGCCAGCGACTTTGACCCTCGAGGCAGAAAATCACGATCCTGACTTTGCTCCGGTCTCTGCGAATATTTTTGTGCCGACAAATTATCTTCGTCGTTACGATGCGCAGTTAAACTTTCGCCCCTGGGCTTATTGGACATTGGGTGTTGGCGGTGGCTATTTAGAACAGGTCAATCAACCCGATCAACGCATGTACCGCGCAAACATTGTGATTCCATTTGCGGTGAACTGTCGTCTAGAGCTCAGTTACAATAAAGTCGTCGACGCGAATAACGAAGATCGTGGTTACGTGTCCTTCTTCTGGAATGAATTACAAGGGCACTACAGCGCAAGTTCATTTTATGATTCTGGCAACAAAAGTACGAACGTTACGTTCAATAAAAACAATCTTTATAAATACGATGATTTCAGAGCGTCCGTTTCCGTACAAAATGCCAAAGATTCAACCCAAGAAAGTTTGAGTGCTGAATACTACACTCAACCGGCAAGTTATCGTTTGGATCATTACTCGACTCAAACAGGTGGTTTATCAAGCAACATCACGAGTGTTGGTATCAATACCGGTTTTGCTTGGGTGGGAACGCACGGTGCTTTCACGCAGCCAATTTCGGATAGCTTCGTCTTAGTTGCCGCAAATAATTTCCCTGATGGCCAAGAGATGATGATCAATCCAAATGGTGAAAAAGGTGAAGCGCAATTGGGTCCGCGTTCATCAGCTGTGTTGAAAGACGAAACGGCATATTACAAATATCTGGTTAACATGGATTCAACGTCGTTGCCGCCAGGGTATTTGTTGGAAAAAGAATACTATGCCGTTCAACCTACTTACCGCAGCGGTATCCTAATCCCATTGAACTTCAAACATAAAGTCATGGTGAAAGGCCGCCTAATCAATGAAAAAGGCGAAGCTTTGCAATACGCTGCGGGTGATGTCGTCGATTCACAAGGTCGCCTCGTGGATAATAGCTTCTTCACAAATAAAGAAGGTGGCTTCTTGATCGAAGGATTGGAACCGGGCGAATATAAAATCGCAACGGATCGTCCTGAATTGTCTTCTGTCATCATTCAAGTTCCAGCTGGAAAAGAAAGCCTTATTAACCTAGGCACAATCAAGGTTAAAAAAGGAGGTGAGTAA